The following are from one region of the Thermococcus cleftensis genome:
- a CDS encoding metallophosphoesterase family protein, whose protein sequence is MKAGKLMALLVALLTIAAVPVNTVWAASSSVAPGEVLIQPLPGVPAIGKPGDVVEIQPAEGVAIQSLQIVSILHGPYDLEIVGTENGIIKAKIPEDAVPDVYFLVVKSDRGEVTIPNGVWVMKDAPTVLRIAHGSDLHVTSGSKMGFVCGDYFQKSIPEILQYCDHPYAMHSYTAADSFMTYYAMTGLQSENVINLIISTGDDVDTNGDSEGYKMFDEAILHGTAAGTPFISIKGNHDHPPTYYNKYVGPRYFYEVIGDFLIIGLDSRGEERHPELEQLQWMENVLKSHPDKVPIVLVHHPFWYSTPDGKWGGTIKGYTAFDDGDWQTLTKYVSWDWEGKNGEYDEIARTFLQLVEKYNVRLVLAGHIHRDKPVLYIDKEGNEHWFYTVTTTGAPDKTSNPPSQADQSRGYTTPSWYGSQVIYVYENGTVKFPLAGDVLHEGISSLPIPQKFIVYRQNGEDGTAVKFVNELGEAVSGPFVLEIPAGAKVDPEHTNITYTVLGEREIGGTYYMLLNVTVPAGVSQITVVKEADTQGPEVKVGYLMPGKPRPGQRFKVYVTASDNVGIRDMKVQIISDGKVLAEYPAFSMKPAEVEATYYTEIPGVDASEFTIKVIATDFYGNTGETTYTVGGSTGTSSPSQTETSEGGSTCGPAALVGLALLPALLRRRK, encoded by the coding sequence ATGAAGGCCGGCAAGCTTATGGCCCTTTTGGTGGCCCTGCTTACCATAGCGGCGGTTCCAGTGAACACGGTCTGGGCCGCCTCGAGCTCGGTGGCTCCGGGGGAGGTTCTGATTCAGCCCCTGCCAGGAGTTCCAGCCATAGGGAAACCAGGAGATGTCGTTGAAATCCAGCCAGCGGAAGGCGTTGCAATCCAGTCCCTCCAGATAGTCTCGATACTCCACGGACCCTATGACCTTGAAATCGTCGGCACCGAGAACGGCATCATCAAGGCCAAGATACCGGAGGACGCGGTTCCGGACGTGTATTTCCTCGTCGTCAAGAGCGACAGGGGCGAGGTCACGATACCCAACGGCGTGTGGGTCATGAAGGACGCCCCAACGGTTCTCAGGATAGCCCACGGCAGCGACCTTCACGTCACCAGCGGTTCCAAGATGGGCTTCGTCTGCGGGGACTACTTCCAGAAGAGCATTCCAGAGATACTCCAGTACTGCGACCATCCCTACGCGATGCACAGCTACACCGCCGCCGACAGCTTTATGACGTACTACGCCATGACTGGCCTGCAGAGTGAGAACGTCATCAACCTCATAATCAGCACGGGCGACGACGTCGATACCAACGGCGACAGCGAGGGCTACAAGATGTTCGACGAGGCAATACTCCACGGCACCGCCGCAGGCACGCCCTTCATAAGCATAAAGGGCAACCACGACCACCCACCGACCTACTACAACAAGTACGTTGGCCCCAGGTACTTCTACGAGGTCATAGGCGACTTTCTGATAATCGGTCTGGACAGCAGGGGCGAGGAGAGGCACCCCGAGCTTGAGCAGCTCCAGTGGATGGAAAACGTGCTAAAGAGCCACCCTGACAAGGTACCAATAGTCCTCGTCCACCACCCGTTCTGGTACAGCACCCCCGACGGCAAGTGGGGCGGGACCATAAAGGGCTACACCGCCTTCGATGACGGTGACTGGCAGACCCTGACCAAATACGTTAGCTGGGACTGGGAAGGTAAGAACGGCGAGTACGACGAGATAGCCAGAACCTTCCTCCAGCTCGTCGAGAAGTACAACGTCAGGCTCGTCCTTGCCGGACACATTCACAGGGACAAGCCGGTCCTCTACATCGACAAGGAGGGCAACGAGCACTGGTTCTACACCGTCACCACCACCGGCGCCCCGGACAAGACCAGCAACCCGCCGAGCCAGGCCGACCAGAGCAGGGGCTACACCACCCCGAGCTGGTACGGATCACAGGTTATCTACGTCTATGAAAACGGCACCGTGAAGTTCCCGCTCGCCGGCGACGTCCTTCACGAGGGCATAAGCTCCCTCCCGATACCGCAGAAGTTTATCGTTTACAGGCAGAACGGTGAAGACGGGACTGCAGTCAAGTTCGTGAACGAGCTTGGCGAGGCCGTCAGCGGGCCCTTCGTCCTCGAGATACCCGCGGGAGCCAAGGTTGATCCGGAACACACCAATATAACCTACACCGTCCTCGGCGAGAGGGAAATCGGCGGAACCTACTACATGCTCCTCAACGTCACCGTCCCGGCCGGCGTCAGCCAGATAACCGTCGTCAAGGAAGCCGATACCCAGGGGCCCGAGGTTAAGGTAGGCTACCTCATGCCGGGCAAGCCCAGGCCGGGACAGAGGTTCAAGGTCTACGTCACCGCCAGCGACAACGTCGGAATCAGGGACATGAAGGTGCAGATAATCAGCGATGGCAAGGTTCTGGCGGAATACCCGGCGTTCTCGATGAAGCCGGCAGAGGTCGAGGCCACCTATTACACCGAGATCCCGGGCGTTGATGCAAGCGAGTTCACCATCAAGGTGATCGCGACTGACTTCTACGGCAACACCGGCGAGACCACCTACACCGTTGGCGGAAGCACTGGCACCAGCAGCCCGAGCCAGACCGAGACCAGCGAGGGTGGAAGCACCTGCGGTCCGGCGGCTCTCGTGGGCCTCGCACTCCTCCCGGCTCTTCTCAGGAGGAGAAAGTAA
- a CDS encoding DUF447 domain-containing protein, translated as MELLEFLREGQVYEVLLVTRSNVTPVGVVRKGERLFFKLFGGKSAGELKEHPYASLQVTNDVELIVKLALNVPVKLEFEGNGRYRWIKTLPGVYGRVKWREEPHEDELGKATVMKCSLEPAGVIAGVLPPMPLSRADFHLLEMAVDFTRLEVARRNGKIDVAKKLRERIVENYSSYRRFGGSSELAEAMMAALDEGG; from the coding sequence ATGGAGCTTTTGGAGTTCCTCCGGGAGGGCCAGGTTTACGAGGTTCTCCTGGTCACGAGATCAAACGTCACCCCAGTAGGAGTCGTGAGGAAGGGAGAGAGGCTGTTTTTCAAGCTCTTCGGTGGAAAGAGCGCTGGTGAGCTAAAGGAACACCCGTATGCCTCTCTACAGGTCACCAACGATGTCGAGCTTATTGTAAAGCTGGCCCTGAACGTTCCCGTCAAGCTGGAGTTCGAAGGTAACGGTCGTTATCGCTGGATAAAAACCCTACCTGGAGTTTACGGAAGGGTTAAGTGGCGGGAAGAGCCCCACGAGGACGAGCTCGGAAAGGCGACGGTGATGAAATGTTCCCTGGAACCCGCGGGGGTCATCGCTGGAGTCTTACCCCCAATGCCCCTCAGCAGGGCGGACTTCCACCTCCTCGAGATGGCCGTGGACTTCACCAGACTGGAGGTAGCAAGGAGGAACGGGAAGATTGATGTCGCCAAGAAGCTGCGCGAAAGGATAGTCGAGAACTATTCCTCCTACAGGCGGTTCGGGGGAAGCTCGGAGCTGGCTGAGGCTATGATGGCGGCACTGGACGAAGGTGGGTAG
- a CDS encoding ABC transporter ATP-binding protein, translated as MVDVKLENIVKTFGETVALKGINLHIKAGELFTLLGPSGCGKSTTLRIIAGLDFPDSGTIYFGDEEVTYLPSSKRGAVLVFQNYALWPHMTVFDNVAYGLKLRKVPKEEIKKKVQWALELVKLEGFADRYPTQLSGGQQQRVAIARALVVEPKVLLLDEPLSNLDAKLRLEMRSEIRRIQRELGITVIYVTHDQEEAMAISDRIAVMNVGTVEQVGTPKEIYESPRTEFVASFMGKTNVIPAKVVERNGDRVTVEFEGIRLDGLYYTEKSDDVVIVIRPERIKLKPVENAVSFTGTVDLVEYYGFFIEVVGLFGDTRIIARTISDREVAGLRPTQPVTFYVERDDIIVLPKQQL; from the coding sequence ATGGTTGATGTCAAACTCGAAAACATCGTCAAAACCTTTGGAGAAACCGTTGCCCTCAAAGGAATAAACCTTCACATAAAGGCGGGGGAGCTCTTCACCCTGCTCGGACCGAGCGGCTGTGGAAAGTCCACGACGCTGAGGATCATAGCCGGCCTTGACTTCCCGGACAGCGGGACGATATACTTCGGCGACGAGGAGGTCACCTACCTCCCCTCCAGCAAGCGCGGAGCGGTGCTCGTCTTCCAGAACTACGCCCTCTGGCCCCACATGACGGTCTTCGACAACGTCGCCTACGGCCTCAAGCTAAGGAAGGTTCCAAAGGAGGAGATAAAGAAAAAGGTCCAGTGGGCACTCGAGCTCGTCAAGCTAGAGGGCTTTGCGGACCGCTACCCGACCCAGCTTTCCGGAGGTCAGCAGCAGCGCGTTGCCATAGCGAGGGCACTCGTCGTCGAGCCCAAGGTTCTCCTCCTGGACGAGCCGCTGAGCAACCTCGACGCCAAGCTCCGCCTTGAGATGCGTTCGGAGATAAGGCGCATACAGCGCGAGCTCGGCATAACGGTGATTTACGTTACCCACGACCAGGAGGAGGCCATGGCCATAAGCGACAGGATTGCCGTCATGAACGTCGGAACCGTCGAGCAGGTCGGAACGCCGAAGGAGATATACGAGAGTCCGAGGACAGAGTTCGTGGCCAGCTTCATGGGTAAGACCAACGTCATTCCCGCGAAGGTCGTCGAGAGGAACGGTGACCGCGTTACCGTTGAGTTCGAAGGAATAAGACTCGACGGCCTTTACTACACCGAGAAGAGCGACGACGTGGTCATAGTCATTAGGCCAGAGAGGATAAAACTCAAACCGGTGGAGAATGCAGTTTCCTTTACAGGAACCGTTGATCTCGTTGAATACTACGGCTTCTTCATCGAGGTCGTCGGTCTCTTCGGGGACACCAGGATAATAGCCAGAACGATAAGCGACAGGGAAGTTGCCGGCCTGAGGCCAACCCAGCCGGTGACCTTCTACGTTGAGAGGGACGACATAATCGTCCTTCCAAAGCAGCAGCTTTAA
- a CDS encoding ABC transporter permease encodes MRVSKWSERLFGTPLFDPVVAASFLFPLLYLVAFLVIPVLAMLAVAFEYNGHFSLHWFTSILTSDYYISWPTGDFAKLVTMPNGEQIYYIQGVDFGVVLNSIIVAISVMILTTILGTIFAFVMARYDFPGKNIMRILLFVPLLVTPFVNVFIVKKMFLPNGLINWIFYDTLHIFPHRVVIDGLVGVIIAQTLTYYPIVYLNAYASFINIDPTLEEQAENLGSRGFHLFRTVTFPLALPGIAAGATLVGIFSLEDLAAPIVFQGNPLARKLMSFQIYSAFTSGFNVGSPQLAALALIMLTIAILMFLGIRKYVSMRQYAMLSKGGRWKPRVAKPKTWQAALIYFVVVPILLISIFPQVGVVMLAFSESWAGTWPQGFTTAHIQSIITQPDIERVIINSVMYSTAAIIVIILLSLTASYASSRFKKSKLGPILDSLSTIPIAVPGIVIAMSYFFFFAKVFPNTPLDPTNLLGFNPAMVLILAYSIRRLPFAARSISAGIQQVHVSLEEAALNLGASRWKALTGILIPLILLNLLGGAMLSFVYCMSETSVGITLGSINPDYYPITARMVELMTSAVGSANLAAALGVFLMTVQIIAIVLANLITKQKYSFIGLT; translated from the coding sequence ATGCGGGTAAGCAAGTGGAGCGAGAGACTCTTCGGAACCCCACTGTTCGATCCCGTTGTGGCAGCGTCGTTCCTGTTCCCTCTCCTGTATCTGGTAGCGTTTCTCGTGATCCCAGTGCTGGCGATGCTGGCGGTGGCATTCGAGTACAACGGCCACTTTTCTCTCCACTGGTTCACCAGCATCCTGACGTCGGACTATTACATCAGCTGGCCCACTGGAGACTTCGCCAAGCTCGTCACTATGCCCAACGGGGAGCAGATATACTACATTCAGGGCGTTGATTTCGGAGTGGTGCTCAACTCAATAATAGTTGCCATAAGCGTCATGATACTGACGACTATACTCGGAACCATCTTCGCCTTTGTCATGGCACGTTACGACTTTCCGGGCAAGAACATCATGCGCATACTCCTCTTCGTCCCGCTCCTCGTCACGCCCTTTGTCAACGTCTTCATCGTCAAGAAGATGTTCCTCCCCAACGGCCTAATAAACTGGATATTCTACGACACCCTCCATATATTCCCTCACAGGGTGGTCATAGACGGTCTCGTCGGCGTCATAATCGCCCAGACCCTGACATACTATCCGATAGTCTACCTCAACGCCTACGCGAGCTTCATCAACATCGATCCAACGCTGGAGGAGCAGGCCGAGAACCTTGGAAGCAGGGGATTCCACCTCTTTAGGACGGTCACCTTCCCGCTTGCCCTTCCGGGAATAGCGGCCGGTGCAACCCTCGTCGGCATCTTCAGCCTCGAGGACCTTGCCGCGCCGATAGTCTTTCAGGGCAATCCCCTCGCCAGGAAGCTCATGTCCTTCCAGATTTACAGCGCTTTCACCAGCGGTTTCAACGTTGGCAGTCCACAGCTCGCCGCGCTGGCCCTCATAATGCTCACCATAGCTATCCTAATGTTCCTTGGAATCAGGAAGTACGTCAGCATGAGGCAGTACGCAATGCTCAGCAAGGGCGGAAGGTGGAAGCCTAGGGTTGCCAAACCAAAGACCTGGCAGGCTGCATTGATATACTTTGTCGTCGTCCCAATACTTCTGATATCAATATTCCCACAGGTCGGTGTCGTGATGCTGGCCTTCAGCGAGAGCTGGGCAGGAACCTGGCCCCAGGGCTTCACCACCGCCCACATACAGAGCATCATAACCCAGCCAGATATTGAGAGGGTCATCATAAACAGCGTAATGTACTCGACGGCGGCCATTATTGTCATCATACTGCTATCGCTCACGGCATCCTACGCCTCCAGCAGGTTCAAGAAGAGCAAACTCGGTCCGATACTCGACAGCCTCTCAACCATACCAATAGCCGTCCCAGGTATCGTCATAGCCATGAGCTACTTCTTCTTCTTTGCCAAGGTGTTTCCGAACACGCCCCTCGACCCCACCAACCTGCTGGGCTTCAACCCGGCCATGGTGCTCATACTGGCCTACTCGATAAGACGTCTCCCCTTCGCGGCGCGTTCAATCTCTGCAGGAATCCAACAGGTCCACGTGTCCCTTGAAGAAGCAGCCCTAAACCTCGGCGCCAGCAGGTGGAAGGCACTGACGGGCATCTTGATACCGCTGATACTCCTTAACCTCCTTGGAGGTGCAATGCTGAGCTTCGTCTACTGTATGAGCGAGACCAGCGTGGGTATCACCCTCGGTTCCATTAACCCCGACTACTATCCGATAACGGCCAGAATGGTGGAGCTCATGACAAGTGCCGTCGGAAGTGCCAACCTGGCCGCGGCACTGGGTGTCTTCCTGATGACGGTCCAGATAATCGCCATAGTCCTTGCGAACCTTATAACCAAGCAGAAGTACTCCTTCATAGGTCTCACATGA
- a CDS encoding ABC transporter substrate-binding protein → MKKPVAIGFILLLALSVVASGCISGGNGETSGITLVVITRHDATIQYMVKQTFLQSDIAKQYNIVDLKFIKVPESLWPSYIEKGADVGWGGGPTLFDDLYKAGYLAPITDEKVLGLIGNPIPTELAGMPMVRKDGDNVYWIAAALSSFGFTVNKKQLEKWNLPVPQKWEDIASEEWALNPPQYGIADPTRSTSNTRIYQIILQAFGWEDGWRIMTLIAANSKVYMQSDAVRDAVINGEIAAGNTIDFYGYTAMQQNPDCQYIVPKGESIINGDPIALLKNAQHPEAAQAFIYWVLTEGQAVWMSPDVNRLPINPQIFEMTITKPYADVIFKGENEGKTYGEARPALEKAYQDAINAEGIPFDDKRALETISAVQYYFKATLVDPNQKLHDAWVAIVQAYRDGKITKEQFEQLKAELTAPIEFKDPETGQTVTFTEEYAKKINDKIVKDRNFQDQLVQEWRQAAGNKYDKVLQDLQSMTG, encoded by the coding sequence ATGAAGAAGCCCGTGGCAATCGGCTTTATCCTGCTCCTTGCCCTTAGTGTTGTTGCCAGCGGTTGCATAAGCGGCGGAAACGGCGAAACTTCAGGAATAACCCTCGTCGTCATAACCAGGCACGACGCGACGATACAGTATATGGTCAAGCAGACCTTCCTCCAGAGTGACATCGCCAAGCAGTACAACATCGTGGACCTCAAGTTCATCAAGGTCCCTGAGAGCCTCTGGCCGAGCTACATCGAGAAAGGCGCTGACGTCGGCTGGGGTGGAGGGCCTACACTCTTCGACGACCTCTACAAGGCCGGCTATCTCGCACCGATAACTGACGAGAAGGTTCTCGGCCTCATAGGGAACCCGATCCCGACCGAGCTGGCGGGAATGCCCATGGTAAGGAAGGACGGAGACAACGTTTACTGGATCGCCGCGGCCCTTTCGTCGTTCGGATTCACCGTGAACAAGAAGCAGCTCGAGAAGTGGAACCTCCCGGTTCCTCAGAAGTGGGAGGACATAGCAAGCGAGGAGTGGGCGCTCAACCCGCCCCAGTACGGCATAGCAGACCCGACAAGGAGTACCTCCAACACTAGGATATACCAGATTATCCTCCAAGCCTTCGGCTGGGAGGACGGCTGGCGCATAATGACCCTCATAGCGGCCAACTCCAAGGTCTACATGCAGAGCGACGCCGTCAGGGACGCAGTCATAAACGGCGAGATCGCCGCTGGAAACACCATCGACTTCTACGGCTACACAGCCATGCAGCAGAACCCGGACTGCCAGTACATAGTCCCGAAGGGGGAGAGCATAATCAACGGCGACCCGATAGCGCTCCTCAAGAACGCCCAGCACCCCGAGGCGGCCCAGGCCTTCATCTACTGGGTCCTCACGGAGGGCCAGGCCGTCTGGATGAGCCCCGACGTTAACAGGCTCCCGATCAACCCGCAGATATTCGAAATGACCATCACCAAGCCCTACGCAGACGTCATCTTCAAGGGCGAGAACGAGGGCAAGACCTATGGTGAGGCCAGGCCCGCCCTCGAGAAGGCCTACCAGGACGCCATAAACGCTGAAGGAATACCCTTTGACGACAAGCGCGCCCTCGAGACCATAAGCGCCGTCCAGTACTACTTCAAGGCCACCCTCGTAGATCCGAACCAGAAGCTCCACGACGCGTGGGTGGCAATAGTCCAGGCATACAGGGACGGTAAGATAACCAAAGAACAGTTCGAGCAGCTCAAGGCAGAGCTTACCGCCCCGATAGAGTTCAAGGACCCCGAAACCGGTCAGACCGTCACCTTCACCGAGGAGTATGCCAAGAAGATAAACGACAAGATCGTGAAGGACAGGAACTTCCAGGACCAGCTCGTCCAGGAGTGGCGCCAGGCGGCGGGCAACAAGTACGACAAGGTACTCCAGGACCTCCAGAGTATGACCGGTTGA
- a CDS encoding CGP-CTERM sorting domain-containing protein: protein MRKAAIILAVFVFFGVFGFAMASATTIGVDLAHGESDKGLAVLTDKDGNVIAEGMIKTISDVSWAYIGPTEKADELGIPQLGDKITYDAIKDVDFLIIGQPTQAFSPDEIQAIVQWWNDGNRILWVAGDSDYGDGPQRIDFANSILDAIGANLRLDQCSAEDATSNAGAGYRVIGLVNPDSGTPDKDMLTKDLKNGGKVLFHGPGVVAYVDENGNWKSLHGGIAEGIYIIVTTSADGQIVENTDPAAQAYTAGDTGEFPLMAVQLFEDKKNVLVVSGETPYGGYEPMWTPEYHGVDLDGPQFVTNFIHWAITVQSNLGKEETSEGGSTCGPAALVGLALIPLALYRRRK, encoded by the coding sequence ATGAGGAAGGCTGCAATAATACTGGCTGTGTTTGTGTTCTTTGGAGTGTTTGGATTTGCCATGGCCAGCGCTACGACCATCGGTGTCGATCTCGCCCACGGCGAGAGCGACAAGGGACTGGCTGTTCTGACCGACAAGGACGGCAACGTCATAGCCGAGGGAATGATAAAGACCATCAGCGACGTCAGCTGGGCTTACATTGGCCCGACCGAGAAGGCCGACGAGCTTGGAATCCCCCAGCTCGGTGACAAGATAACCTACGACGCCATAAAGGACGTGGACTTCCTTATCATTGGCCAGCCAACACAGGCCTTCAGTCCGGACGAGATACAGGCCATCGTCCAGTGGTGGAACGACGGCAACAGGATTCTTTGGGTCGCGGGCGATTCGGACTACGGTGACGGCCCGCAGAGGATCGACTTCGCCAACTCAATTCTCGACGCCATAGGCGCCAACCTCAGGCTTGACCAGTGCTCCGCCGAGGACGCCACCAGCAACGCCGGAGCCGGTTATCGTGTCATAGGCCTTGTGAACCCCGACAGCGGAACCCCCGACAAGGACATGCTCACCAAGGACCTCAAGAACGGGGGTAAGGTTCTCTTCCATGGGCCGGGTGTCGTTGCTTACGTCGATGAGAACGGCAACTGGAAGAGCCTCCACGGCGGAATAGCCGAGGGAATATATATCATCGTAACCACCAGCGCCGACGGGCAGATAGTTGAGAACACTGATCCAGCGGCCCAGGCGTACACCGCCGGCGACACCGGCGAGTTCCCGCTCATGGCTGTCCAGCTCTTTGAGGACAAGAAGAACGTCCTCGTCGTCAGCGGTGAGACTCCCTACGGCGGCTACGAGCCGATGTGGACCCCCGAGTACCACGGCGTTGACCTCGACGGCCCGCAGTTCGTCACCAACTTCATTCACTGGGCCATAACCGTCCAGAGCAACCTCGGTAAGGAGGAAACCAGCGAGGGTGGAAGCACCTGTGGCCCAGCGGCCCTCGTGGGCCTCGCCCTTATTCCGCTCGCCCTCTACAGGAGGAGGAAGTGA
- a CDS encoding tyrosine--tRNA ligase produces MDIEERIQLIKRKPTEELLTEENLRHLLEVGVPMQHYIGFEISGYIHLGTGLMAGAKIADLQKAGIKTRIFLADWHSWINDKLGGDLETIQKVALTYFKEGMKQSIKVMGGKPEKVEFVLASEILEKGDYWQTVIDISKNVTLARMMRSITIMGRQMGEAIDFAKLIYPAMQVADIFYQGVTIAHAGMDQRKAHVIAIEVAQKLKYHALEWNGEKLKPVALHHHLLLGLQEPPVWPIESEEQFKELKTQMKMSKSKPYSAVFIHDSPEEIKQKLRKAFCPAREVKYNPVLDWAEYIIFREEPTEFTIHRPAKFGGDVTYTTIEELKRDFAEGKLHPLDLKNAVAEYLIELLRPVREYFEKHPEPLELMREIKITR; encoded by the coding sequence ATGGACATAGAGGAGAGGATTCAGCTCATAAAGAGGAAGCCCACGGAGGAACTCTTGACTGAAGAGAACCTCAGGCACCTGCTCGAAGTCGGCGTTCCAATGCAGCACTACATAGGATTTGAGATAAGCGGTTACATTCACCTCGGAACCGGACTCATGGCTGGGGCGAAGATAGCCGACCTCCAGAAAGCAGGAATCAAGACGAGGATTTTCTTAGCCGACTGGCACAGCTGGATAAACGACAAGCTCGGCGGTGACTTGGAGACAATCCAGAAGGTGGCTTTGACCTACTTCAAGGAGGGCATGAAGCAGAGCATAAAGGTCATGGGCGGTAAACCAGAGAAGGTCGAGTTCGTTCTCGCGAGCGAGATACTCGAGAAGGGCGACTACTGGCAGACGGTCATAGACATATCCAAGAACGTTACCCTTGCGAGAATGATGCGCTCGATAACGATAATGGGCCGCCAGATGGGTGAGGCAATAGACTTCGCAAAGCTCATCTACCCGGCAATGCAGGTTGCTGACATCTTCTACCAGGGTGTTACGATAGCCCACGCCGGAATGGACCAGAGGAAGGCCCACGTCATAGCCATTGAAGTCGCCCAGAAGCTCAAGTACCACGCCCTCGAGTGGAATGGAGAAAAGCTCAAGCCGGTTGCCCTGCACCACCACCTCCTCCTCGGCCTTCAGGAGCCGCCGGTCTGGCCAATCGAGAGCGAGGAGCAGTTCAAGGAGCTGAAGACCCAGATGAAGATGAGCAAGAGCAAGCCCTACTCGGCGGTTTTCATACACGACAGCCCTGAAGAGATAAAGCAGAAGCTGAGAAAGGCCTTCTGTCCGGCCAGGGAGGTCAAGTACAACCCCGTCCTCGACTGGGCCGAGTACATAATCTTCAGGGAAGAGCCAACAGAGTTCACGATTCACCGTCCGGCCAAGTTCGGCGGCGACGTCACCTACACGACCATTGAGGAGCTCAAGAGGGACTTTGCCGAGGGCAAGCTCCACCCGCTCGACCTCAAGAACGCGGTAGCTGAGTACCTCATCGAGCTCCTCAGGCCGGTCAGGGAGTACTTTGAAAAGCACCCCGAACCGCTGGAGCTGATGCGGGAGATAAAGATCACCCGCTGA
- a CDS encoding Lrp/AsnC family transcriptional regulator, translated as MPGVDEKDREILKILRSNGRITLTELGKRVGLSPASVKNRLEKLEKLGAIKGYSAVIDPAFLDEYVSAFLELKLAIDDHTVDSLLKKVAELENVEAVYRKTGERSILIKASFHDTDEVKVFVGRLKDLFGKNLERAEVTLILDTFKEGWIPFERRRG; from the coding sequence ATGCCCGGAGTAGACGAGAAGGACAGGGAAATTCTCAAAATCCTCCGTTCGAACGGTAGGATTACTCTGACAGAGCTGGGGAAGAGGGTAGGCCTGTCCCCTGCGAGCGTTAAGAACAGGCTTGAGAAGCTCGAAAAGCTCGGTGCGATAAAGGGCTACTCCGCCGTTATCGACCCGGCTTTCCTGGACGAGTACGTTTCGGCGTTCCTCGAGCTCAAGCTCGCGATAGACGATCATACCGTGGACTCTCTGCTGAAAAAGGTCGCCGAACTCGAAAACGTCGAGGCGGTTTACAGAAAAACCGGAGAACGGAGTATACTGATAAAGGCCTCGTTCCACGACACGGACGAGGTTAAGGTCTTCGTCGGGAGACTCAAGGATCTCTTCGGCAAGAACCTCGAGAGGGCCGAGGTGACCCTTATCCTGGACACCTTCAAGGAGGGCTGGATACCCTTCGAGAGAAGGAGAGGGTGA